One segment of Synechococcus sp. A15-24 DNA contains the following:
- a CDS encoding cation:proton antiporter yields the protein MTPERLGLLWGVTVFAGAGARLLAAVSGLPGVVLLLLSGMLIGRSGLGLVEPLDLGPGLGTVVGLLVSLVLFDGGLNLRLPGDTIRATVKRIAVLRLLISLGAGLLAAHWLAGLSWSVAAVFSAIVLATGPTVVTPLVRQIRLAAPLGDVLEAEGLVLEPIGAVLALLLLELVLGNLHGWRELVLGLLERLGGGVLIGASVGWLLSELLQRLKPDQSSGLPLQLTLGMLFLMYGISEWLLPESALPASVAAGIVVGRRQTAHTADLDGLIQELAQLAITMLFPLLAADVSWAELSPLGWGGISCVLVLMLVVRPIAVGVATVGLPLNLPQKLFLGWLAPRGIVTASVASLFAIRLEQAGILGAGRLQGLVFLTILMTVGLQGLTAQPLARALGLIEDSGDETTSSGEASLQPGEVLPDPGQ from the coding sequence ATGACGCCTGAGCGTCTGGGTCTCCTTTGGGGCGTCACGGTGTTCGCCGGGGCCGGTGCACGGTTGCTGGCGGCGGTCTCAGGACTGCCGGGGGTTGTGTTGCTGCTGCTCTCCGGGATGTTGATCGGTCGGTCCGGCCTCGGTCTGGTGGAGCCATTGGATCTGGGCCCGGGTCTTGGCACGGTGGTTGGCCTCCTGGTGAGCCTGGTGCTGTTTGATGGCGGCCTCAACCTGCGACTGCCGGGGGACACGATCCGGGCGACCGTGAAGCGGATTGCTGTGCTGCGGTTGCTGATTTCCCTCGGTGCAGGGCTGCTGGCGGCCCACTGGCTGGCCGGTCTGAGCTGGTCTGTTGCTGCGGTGTTCAGCGCCATCGTTCTCGCCACCGGCCCCACGGTGGTGACACCCCTGGTGCGTCAGATCCGCCTGGCTGCTCCGTTGGGGGATGTGCTCGAAGCGGAGGGCCTGGTGCTCGAGCCGATTGGTGCAGTGCTGGCGCTGCTGCTGCTGGAGTTGGTCCTTGGCAACCTGCACGGCTGGCGCGAACTGGTGCTGGGTCTGCTGGAACGCCTCGGTGGGGGGGTCCTGATCGGCGCCAGTGTGGGGTGGTTGCTGTCGGAACTGCTGCAGCGGCTGAAGCCCGATCAGTCCTCCGGCCTGCCACTGCAGCTCACGCTGGGAATGTTGTTTCTGATGTACGGCATCAGCGAGTGGCTGTTGCCGGAATCGGCTCTGCCGGCGTCTGTGGCGGCGGGGATCGTGGTCGGTCGTCGCCAGACAGCGCACACCGCTGATCTTGATGGTCTGATCCAGGAATTGGCGCAACTGGCAATCACGATGCTGTTCCCGCTGCTTGCCGCCGACGTGTCCTGGGCAGAACTCAGCCCATTGGGTTGGGGTGGAATCAGCTGCGTTCTCGTGCTGATGCTTGTGGTCCGCCCCATTGCGGTGGGTGTGGCGACGGTGGGCCTACCGCTCAATCTCCCCCAGAAGCTTTTTCTCGGCTGGCTGGCACCACGGGGGATCGTCACTGCGTCGGTGGCGTCCTTGTTTGCCATCAGGCTGGAGCAGGCTGGAATCCTCGGTGCTGGTCGCCTGCAGGGCCTGGTCTTCCTGACCATCCTGATGACCGTTGGCCTCCAGGGCCTCACGGCTCAACCGCTGGCCCGCGCCCTGGGACTGATCGAAGATTCCGGTGACGAGACGACGTCGTCAGGCGAGGCATCGCTGCAACCTGGGGAGGTCCTCCCCGATCCCGGCCAGTAG